A region of the Sarcophilus harrisii chromosome 3, mSarHar1.11, whole genome shotgun sequence genome:
TGCCTATATGAgtttttcctcctgttttctgAGATCCTTCTGATTTTGcctaaatttctttatttgcacaaactctttaatttaatgtaagtTATATTGTCCATTTTATATCTCAcactcttgtttattcataaattcttcacCTATCACAAACCTGAGAATTTTCTATgttcaccaattttttttctataatgtcTCTCTTTAGATCTAGATGATGTATttgttttgaccttatcttggtgaatGGTCTAAGATACTGACCTTTGCCAATTCTGCCagactgttttctagttttcccaacaataTTCATCAATAACGATTTCTTATTCCCCAAACTCTGGCCTTTACACTTATAAAATATCAGATTACTATGGTAATTTGCTGCTACAAATTGTTTCTCTCCTGTTCCAATGATTTACCTTTCCATTTCTTATCTAGTATCACATAATTCTGacaattactgctttataataaattttaaggTCTGATACTGCCAAACCCccttcatggttttttttttaatgttattcttgGCTTTTTGAACTTCTAAATGAATAGTTATTGTTTTTCCCCCTAATTCATCAAAACAAACTTTTGGTCATTAGAGAAGACATTGAATATAGAAATTAgtttaggcaaaattgtcatttttgttatattagcccTACTGTGCAATCGTTGATGTTTAGCAAGATGGCACTtttttgtgaaagcctttccacactgattacaatCAAAATGTTTCTCCCCCATGTGGATTATCTGATGTCTAGCAAGATGGCACCTTcgtgtgaaagtctttccacattgattacaatCAAAATGttgctctccagtatggattTTCTGATGTACAGCTAGACTAGAGCTCTTTGTGAatgtctttccacattgattacatttataaggtttctctccagagtgaattctctgatgtttagcaaGACTAGATCTTTGTGTAAaggcctttccacactgattacatccataaggcttttctccagtgtgaattctctgatgctgaGCAAGATAGGAGCTCTTTGTGAAAACCTTTCCACAATGTTTACAATcaaaaggcttctctccagtatggattctctgatgggtAGCAAGACTTGACCTCATTGTGAAAGCTTTTCCACAGTGATTGCAATCAAAAGGTTTTTCACCAGTGTGGATTCTCAGATGTTCGGCAAGACGGCACCTTTtggtgaaagtctttccacactgattacaatcaaaaggtttctctccagtatggattctttgATGTTCAGCAAGACTGTCTTTCTGtgtgaaagcttttccacactgattacaatcaaaaggtttctctccagtgtggattctctgatgtttaacAAGACAGGATCTCGTTGTAAAGgcttttccacactgattacaatcaaaaggtttctctccagtgtgcatTCTTTGATGTTCAGCAAGATGGGAGCTAtatctgaaagcctttccacattgattacatttaaaaggtttctctccagtgtggattctctgatgttcagtaagACTGCCCCTCTGtgtgaaagcttttccacactgattacaaacaaaaggtttctctccagtgtggattctctgatgtgtagctagaagggacctcttggtgaaagcctttccacattcttTACAATCAAAAGGTTTATCTCCATTGTGGATTGTCTGATGCTGAACAGGATTGGAGCTCTTGGTCACAGCCTTCCCAGGTTGATTAAAATCTAActgtttctctccagtgtggattctctgatgttcagcaAGACTAAACCtctttgtgtaagtctttccacactgattataTTCAAATGGTTTCTGTTTGGTGTGGATTCTTTGATGGCAAAAAAGGAGTGATTTGTAATAGAAActcttcccacattcattacatttataaaactCTCCAGTATGCATCTTCTGAAGTCTATcaacatctgagttcaaaccaAAGGCTTTCTCACACTCACCAAATTCAAGATCAAATTTAGGAGGGTCAACCACAGATGAATAATGAGATGAGATTGCTTCAAATTCATTGTATTTATCAGGTTGCTTTCTAGTGTGAATTTGCTGATGAGTAGTGAGCTTAGAGTTCTTATTCAAGGCCTTCCCAGCTTCTTTACCTACACAAAATATTTCTCCAGTATCACTTTTCTGATATCTAATGAGGTCTGAACTCTTGCTGAAGGCCATTTCTGATTGATTATCTGGATATAGTTGCATTTCAGGAGGGTTCTCCAGGGACTGAAAATCCTTTATCAGTTCAGTAAAATATTTCCTATAGTCACAATCAAGAAGACAGTGATTTAGGAATGAAGGTTGTCTGAATCTCTTTCCAGTTTCATCCAATTCAAAGTCACTCTTTGGATTTTTAACTTTGATTAAACTTTGATCAACTTTGATATTAGATTCATGGATTTCACTCAAAGTGAAGTCAGAGAAAGGATCACTCAAGAATCTTTGTACGTTACTTTCTTCCATCAAAATCCGCAGCTTTCTACTCATCTCATTTACTTCAATCCTGGTCTCtacaactgaagaaaataaacaattaaacatAAATACACTAAAAGATATACACGCTTAAATAAAAAGAGCATCAGTGGTTATTTAAGATTTACGAGACTCATGACCTTCTCATTACTCACCTGATACAATAGAATCTCACCACTCACCTAAATgtaataaaacttcatggatgtATTGTTGCAGCAAAAATTGACCTTTAGTCATCTATgtcattgtaaggagaagagacagacagaatatGAAAGTGACTAATGAAATGTGCACTACAGAGTGTTGATGTCACCACACACTTATTCACTCCAAGCTAAATATTTACATTAAACAAAAACAGTCAAAAGGCAAGAAAACTACCAGATGTGATGTCAACGATTTCTGCCATATTGCTttcaagttttcccagcaatttttaccaaataataaattcttttcctaaaatcTTGTCTTTAtgtttgttaaataaaatattattctgtttATTTGCTGCTGTAAATTGTGTGCTTACTCTCTTCCATTgatctatctttttatttcttagtatCAGATATGTTTTGATAATGACTGCTTTATAATTCAATTTAAGAAGTGGTTTTGCTAAACCGCTTTCCTATGCATTTGTTCCTTTCATATCCTTCACCTTTGGCTCTTCCAAATAAAtgcaattatttttctaattcagcAAAATGAGTTTTTGGTAATTGGATTGGGATAATCAAATTGGGAAGACAAACTAGtttagataaaattgtcattcTTATTATATGGGCCTGGCTTATGCATGAACACTTATTATTTCTCCAGTAACTTAAACCTGATTTTATTTGCAAAaaggcttttttatttatttatgttcatGTAATACTTGGGCTTGTTAGGTCAGGTATAATTACAGATATTTTATACTgcctaaagttattttaaatggagcatttcttactctctcttggagggttttgtttttgataaaacAGGGATGCAGTTAATTTATGgggggagctcaagctctcagaaccaagatcagactgaaaggctctccagaaagctgcccagccccaggaaggaacaataaaggatttggactttaacacctggctgcatttggggtgattactgaactgaaatgaaggctgccttcagagaccccaagaaaaccccaacaagagaataatacattttagagaagagtattacaatttctcctttgatttcttcaaaggctttataaatttttccaagaattctttttggaCTAGAGgccatttgaaatttttattagaaCTAGGTttggctttttaaactttatatgtTTTTCCTTTGATAATGAACCCAGATCATCAATTTCCAGTTATCTGACTGATGATAAATTATTCAACTTGACAAGGCTACAAGCTAAGACCAAAGTAAAGGGAAAATTGGTATACACAGTTGACTGTGCACTCTACACAGCTCCAAGGTTGAGATCCACCAGAGAATGGATCCATTCTTTGTCATTTATGCTAATGTTGGCCTGacaattaataccaagaaaagaCAGGAAATGGTCCTTACCCAGAGACAGCAAATTCTGGACATTATCCAACATAACCTCCTTGTAGAGCTCCTTCTGAGAATGGTTCAAGAGCCCCCATTCCTCTTCAGTGAAGTCTACCACTATATCCTTGAATGTCACCAACACCTAAATCATTAAATGTCATATGAGTTAAAGCTGAAAGAGACTCTGGGATTCATCTAATACAACCTTCATgaacacaaaaaaggaaactaaaacagaGGTGGGATTTGTCTTAAAATTATATAACCTTTATGAATGTCAGAATCAACACTTGAAACCAGTCATTAGGAGCTCAATGGAATATTGAGAAAGTTTTTTCTATTTGAAGTGACAATCACTTTGGAAAACTAAGTTTGTAGAAATATCTTACTATATACAATGCTTCTCCCAACAGAATTAGAGAAAAGATCTATGCTCCATCAGTGCAGTATGAGAATgtgcagaggagagagaaagcgATATGAAATTCATTTCCATCAGAAGTGTCATGAGTGACATATTAAGAAAATTCTATGAAGTATTTGGGAGAAGTTGACAAGTACTTTGTATTGTGGGGTGGGGAGACTGAAAATTGAACactgaggaaaaaacaaagaaaaagggatgATTTGGTAAATTTCCTTAAAATCTGAAATAATCTAAACTCGATGAAACTAAGACAATAATCCTAGAGAAATTACTCCTAATACGGCCACAACTGAGTAGTGTGGGGCTCCTTTCTGCCAAGAGAAGCAGCATTCTCTATTCTTATACTGAAGGGCTGAGATGACACTAGGTTTGATGGGTCATGGTCAAAACCATTTGCTGTCTTTGCTTAATGATTGCTTTCACTTGTTCATGGAATGTATCCATTCATTTTAATACTGAATTATTGAAAAAGAAGAGTAACTCTGTGGAGAAAGGAGGGtttctttccttcattaaaaAGGTAATATTTAATCAGCAGAGGTTGGATCTTGTGCTAATGCATAAGAAAAAACATTGATCAGtttatttctgaaaaagaaattgcTTCAACAATCATGTCAGAACTCTAGAAGATTGGGGATCAGGGATAAAAAGAATGAGTCAAGAGACAGACTCATGGCTCTGATAGAAGAGAGTGTCCATATCTGCAAATCCTTTGATAAACAGGAAGATATCATTATTTTCCAACTTGTGACATGTAGAATCCTTGTATGACAAACATACTTGCCAGTTGTTgctcttccatttcattttcttccaatttccaACAGAATGATAAGATTCTCTTTTTCAAaagctctttttttggggggggggaggggagaagtaattctctttcttgaaaataaaaatctcttcttttttgtcattttgattttctttgaaacatctgacttattttctatttccaataTAGATTTCATTTTTACCTTCCATTCTATCTATTGTTGAATTTGTGAGTAATCAAAGAGGCATTCTCTTATTTTCTGCATTCCAAAATCTGTAATATCGACTGTGTTCAGTGGAAGGTTCCCATTTTAAATAAAGCCTGAGCTGATTAAGAGTACATGAACTCAAATGTGTAATTAGTACAGATGATCTACCAAGTGGAATTTGAGAATTTTCCTGAACCATTCATTATATTCTTTAGGCAATGACTCAAGGCTGTTAAGATTTTTAAGACCTGATCTTGTCCCAGACCTAGAAAAAAAGTCACCTTTGTTCATTTTCTAACAGaaagttgttattattactattattttttaaagcaaaatataccTAATTTCATACATAAATTTGTAAACATTGTAAGAAATATTCTAATAGTTTCATTCATTTCATAATAtctagattaaaagaaaagaaaagaggatttaCTTTCCAAAAGGTACGAATGGATCAGCCTCAAGGAATTATGTTTCAAATAATTATACAGCAGAATAAAAGAATCATTAGaatcataataatataaattccataaacattttggcaatcaaataaaattaattcagttAAAAGAAGTCGATTCatctcacaaagaaaaaaaatccatttatcaaTATGACATTTAAGAATATCTCATTCAGATACCAAGACAAAGTCATTCTGATCCAATGATATTTTGAATTATCTTCATATTGTCTAAACATATTGTCTTAATGCCCAATTTTCAGAGTATTTTTCATTAAAGGATGGTTTACCTATAGAAGGTCAAATATCACAGTATTCTAAGAGAGCAAATGGGACTTTCAATGAGACCACAGAATTTAGTTTAGGACAAACTCAGTTCCATACTGAGGGAGGGTAACTCTTCCAGAATCTCAATTTTCCCAAGAGTCATTTCGACTAGTAGACAAAAGTCTACTGACAAAAGTTTTATTGGGGCCATGAGTGTGAGTGGAGAAAGAGGAGGATCCTGGCCTCAGGATTGTGGCAAAAAGGACTTCTTGGGCCCTTTCAGAAAGGTCTTTGTTCACAGGGGTCAACAGAGCCTCTTCCACATGGTCCACTTTCTAAGCAACCTCTGACTTGGACATCTCTTCCTGGCAGATCACTGGGTGGAAGAAGCAGCCCTTTTCCTTGTTTCCTAGAAATGCAGGACTGTGCTTGCATTCCTCAGGTAGGTCTGAGCCTGGAGGTCAGAGAGGTCAGGTGGCAGATCTGTGCTCTGACTCCCCGTCATAGAATCAGAATTGGTCTTTGGGGCCACCCTCACGCTATAACTCCTGCTTCACTCAGTTCTCAGCCCACCCAGAGGCCCTGCTCTTTTCACTGGGGAGATTTCCCAACTGGAGGAACTCTTATCTTCCTCTCTACCCCCACTACTGTTCTCTGTCCATCTTTATACATATCgttgtatgtataatatatatgtccaTGTTCATCACCTGTGAGAAATTTCAAGCCATTGGGCTTGGAAGGGGTGAAATTAAAAGTCTTTAATTATGCCAACTAGCAAAGTGGATGACTATAGAAGAAGCTTAGATACGCTAGAAGTAAGATCAAACCCTTTTATTTTTGTCCCAGCTGCCAAAACCCTGCTCTGTTTCCCCACTGGCAAAGTACTATAGAGTGCACAACCTCCTGGTCTGGCTATTACATATTTGATCCTTGCTATGTCACCCTCTCCCACCACATGTGTTGCGTGTCCATTAAAATGAGCCTTAGCTCTTTCCAAGGCAGAGAAAAGAATATTCATAAACTATTAAGTTTGCTCGGTTAATACAAGCCTTAACCTTTGTCCATTTACGCATTTCCTAAGGTAGGCATAGTTCTTGGGCTTGGAGGAGACACCCACATCCTATTAAGTATGATGctaattaagtataatattaagTATAATAACAATTAAGTATAATGCTGTAATTTCCCCTTTTCAGGGGAACAAAAGGTCTTAATTCTTTCACTCacctttccaatttctttcctctttgaactTTGGgaaatataatcatattatttgcATTCATAACCTCTAACATTTAACCCTGAGGCTTTCATCTAGCAAGTGGAGggtttaaatgggaatttttgagaaaaaataactgacttcACTTGATTTCTCACTGGTTGCTCTTATATGAATGTACTGTGTCCTCTTCAATACCTCCCTTCCATCAATCCTTTTAAGAAAACTTCTGGATCACTTCCTGTCCTGTTATTGAGTCTAATAAGGGACAAAGGgtttagcaaatgtttattaacttcCTGGACTAATCAAGCAGCCACAGTTTTCCTTGGACTGATGTATGAAACTAGGCTAAAACCCTCTGTAACAgacctttccaactctaaacccACAGACAcgcatctttttttcttttctgaataattTCTTTCCCTGGGCCCTAACTGGATCTCACCCAAATTTCTTGttaaatctggcttctgaccaccacctccctcaaacagcctctcctccttttctttcccctgtcCTTTCCTACTTCTCTAAAAGGTTAGAAAAGTTTCTCTAAGAAACtaaatgtctgatattctctcttggaaacaaatctgatgagattaaggttcacacaatcAAGATCCAATCTAGCAAAGCTAACGTAGAGGAGCTAAAGTGTATCTCAGGAGGAGGGACTGTGTCTCTGTCACCTGTGGAAGTTATGTCCCTCAGCCACTCATGGAACATGTCACCCTCCTGAGTGGATGAATAAAGCCCAGTTTAGTCTCTGGCTATTCCTAGCAAAGACCCTGATGATTCTCGCAacaggatcaaataagatcagaTTTACATGGCCACTGGTACGTGGCAGACACCACCGAACCAATCCCCAAAGTCTTACcgattttctcccttcttcttcccctcctcctcctggaGCCAGGGACGCTGGGCTCTCATAACATTGGGATCCAGGGGCTTCTCTCATCCTGGgaatttcctccctcctcctctgggACTCCTGGCTTCCTTTGAATCTCAGCTAAAGTCTCACCTTCTGAAAACAAGCTTTCCCTGGTCCTCAAAACTGGTAGAGCCTCCGAGTACCTCCCATCCACATTATAGAGAcattgttttgagattttttttttagttattttaaacttttctttgcatccccagtaggttggcacaatgcttggcacagagGTGCCACATTCTCAGTGCTTATTGACTTGATCTAAGAAATGGCAAAGGAGAGGGACACAAAGAGCCCTGGGAGCAGCCATGTGGCCTGAGGGGGCAGGAAATGGGCAGTGCAGGAGGGCGATTCCTGCCCTGCTGCCAGCCCTGCCAGGGCCCCCCTCCCTCTTACAGGAGGAAGCAGCCTGGGCTCCCTTGGACGCCCTCTGGGCCGAGGCTGCTCAGCTCTAAGGAGGGACGCACTCACCTGGGACGAGGGGCTCCGGCTGCCGGGGGCCATGTCTCTGGTTCCGGGCTTGGATCCTCTGCCAGCTGGCCTGAGGAGGGAGAAGGACCTCAGAGAGGGAGGATGGAGTCTCAGCCTTCTGTGCCCAGGCTGGATGCTGACCTGcccagaatgagagagagagctCTCAGGGCAGAGACAGTGGGAGAGGCGGCTCCCCAGGAGGGCAGCAGGGAGGGTCAGGCCTGGAAGCGACCAGGGTCTGAGCAGGAAGAGGATTTGTCTCTCTCCCAGTTCCTTTCCTTGGCCATCATGCTCTAGCCCAACCTCCTCCAGAGACCAGGAGGCAGAAGGGGCTTTGGGACTGAGGTGAGATGAGACGGGGCAAAGCCTCAGCTATCCCTGAGCCAGAGCTCTCTTTCATCTCACGTTCTGGGTGCCAAATGAAGATTCCGAGGTTGTGACTTAATGGCAAAGTGGGGGACGGCTCCGCGGGGCCTTTGGCATGGGACAGGGGGGCAGAGCAGGGAGCAGCGGGAGGGGGCTGCCCCAGGAGCCCGGAGGGAGGGAGTCTTCCCCGGGAGAGCCGCCGGACACTGTCCAAGAGCTCAGAGGGGGAGGCGGGGTCTCGATGGAGGCGGGGGCCGGGAGGGTCCTGGCTCAGACCTACCTGGGACTGTCCGTGCAGAGCAGCTGTTCAGAAGGCAGAGAGATCTCggctcagagagacagagacagagagatctcGGCTCAGAGACGGAGGCAGAGAGATCTCGGCTCAGAGAGATCTCGGCTCAGAGAGACGGAGGCAGAGAGATCTCAGCtcagagaaggaggcagggagaTCTCGGCTCAGAGAGATCTCGGCTCAGAGACGGAGGCAGAGAGATCTCGGCTCACAGAGATCTCGGCTCAGAGAGACGGAGGCAGAGAGATCTCAGCtcagagaaggaggcagggagaTCTCGGCTCAGAGAGACGGAGGCAGAGAGATCTCAGCtcagagaaggaggcagggagaTCTCGGCTCAGAGAGACGGAGGCAGAGAGATCTCAGCtcagagaaggaggcagggagaTCTCGgctcaaaaaggaagaaagagattgaCTGGCAAGGGAAGAAGGTGGCGCGATGGCTGGTTTCAGTTCCTGTTTTCAGCCAGCCCTCTCTAGGAGGGGCCTCCTAGTGGCCCCGAAGAAGGGGCCCCGAAGCTCCACCTGCCCACCCCGGAGGCCCCCAGCACGGCCCCTTTTCTCCAATCACACCCCGGACTAGGACCTCAGGCCCCGCCCACCTCTCCTCCCCAAGCCCTGCCTCCGTCACATAGAACGCCTTGGTCACTGCTAtggcccctcctcccccctcctcctcccaggCCTCCAGCCTCCACTCCGAGGTTCCGATTCCACCCGGGCCCCACCCACCGGGCCGGTCATCTCTGAGGGCTCTGCTCCCATTCCTCCCCCCTCTGCTTTAGGCCTCAGTTCCTCCCCAGCAGAAGCAGGTTTTCTTCCCACTCCGCCTAACTCCACTTCTTCCTCCCAAGGACGTGCCCCTCCTCCAGCCCCCGCCCCCTCAGGCCGCCCTGTGTCCCTGCCCCCGGAGCCCAGCCTTGCGCATCCCCCCCTCACTCTCCGGGCCCCGCCAGCatttgccccctccccccccccactgtcTCGCTCCTGCCCTCCCCAAGGAGCTTCCCCTTCACCTCCCTCTTCCCCAGCTGGAGCCCAGAGGGATCCCCCAGGGCAGCCGAGGCCAGGAAGTGGGGACGCCTGGGGCCCAGGGCACCCGCTCCAGCTCCCGTTATAAGCCTCCCTTGTCATTCCCCCGAGCCTTGACATGCCCCTCCGAGAGCAGGGCTCGGCTGCTGCTGATGCGGCAACCGCAGGGCATCTCCTGGGAGGTCCCACTTCTtccctctccacccccccccaaacccGGCTCCCAATGGGGAGGGCAGAGGGGCGGAAAGCTGGGCATCCTGGTCCCGGCGCGCGGGGAGGGCAGGAAGCCGGGGTGGCGGCCAGAGGGGAAGGTTGCCAGAGGGGGTGCAGGGAGCTCAAACCGCGCGGGGAGATCCCTAGTGAACCTtcgtttgctttttttcttttaactttatgttgCAAAGAACAGTGTCGGGCAGGGACCTGCGGGTGCCAGGGCTGGGGAGGGCAACCTTAGGGCACAGACTGGCCCAGCCCGGAGCGGTACCGGACAGAGCAGGGTTTCCTCTCCCTTCTGCTTAGCCGAGTTGGAGAGAGAGGGAATGTTTGGGATGCAAATAAAGCCCAAAGAACCTCTCCTGTGTATACTCCTGTGTGTCTGTATATGCAGCttttacatgtacatatgcagACACACACTCAGCTCAATGGTCTCCACATCTTGGATTTCCCACTTTTCAGAGAGATTTGGCTACAGAGCGTGTCCCCATTTGACCACTTCCCTTTCTCTTAGGGTCCCCAATACTCTGTTTCAGAAGCCTTTAATTTTAGGGAATCCAGCAGATCCTTTTATCTTTGTAATTGTCTCTGTCTCCAGTTTGGTTGAGATCACATCCTCCCAGAGCTGGCAGAGGCttgagatttgtttttcttcttctttttttatgccATGACCTTTCATACTAAGGTTGTAGATCCATTTTTGGCCAGATaggctcttttcccttttctttgttcaTTCCTGATCTCTTTCAGTACAATCCAAGTGCAGGGTCTGGATTTCCTCCAGCCACTATCCCCATACAAGTCTCCCTGGACTGTTCTCTTTAATATTAGAATAATTgctatgtatagtatatataatgtacagcatatataacatatacataatatatccTACAtgttctatatctatatatgtattgtacatttttctgttatatctgtatatgtgtgtatatgattttcaaagtgttttacatgtatCATCCCACTGTGAGTGAGGCCAGTTATTACAGTTTGTGACTAGCTAACAGAGGATTGATGGGGAGAATAAGACCCCAGCAAAAGGGCACATCCCTGCAATCCACCCAGTGTCCAGCTGGGCCCAGGCAGGGCACTGACAGGATCATCTTGACCCTACAATTGCTCTATTCAATCAAGAGACCAAGCTATGGCTGTCAGCCCCTCAGGTTATTTTGTATGACTTTCTGAGGCAAGTCACTAGTATAGTTAACATTCTTTGCTTTGATTCCTTTATAAAAGATCCCccctttccccttgttaatggTGAATTCTATTAGGGAACTTTGCCTTATGGAATTATAATAAAGCTATTCCACTGGAATGGAATGGGTTTGTCTGGGTATTTTTGACTTCTTGACCACTTCAGGACTACTTCTGTGCAGGAAAGGCATAGGAAACTGCATATAATTTCAGACACCGGAGTTGCTAATGTGCTTTGAAATTTCTTTGactttcttcctcttattttattctaaatgatAAGGAATGGTTTCCTTGGGGTGATAAGGTGGGAAATGCAGGTGATATCAAtatcaaaatatatcaaaatgatttttttaagagtAGAGGGAACAAAGGGTCTGTTTGACCCTTTGGGGAGGGGGTGACACTCTTGGGAGCCCAGTTAGGTCCCTTCCTTCAGCCTGGTGCAGCAGGGTTGCTCAGGCTGCACTGAGGATTGGAGTTGGGGTGGCTCTGCCCTTCAAATAGTGAGCAGGGGCAGCACACTCTTCCTGGAGAGCCTGCCTTTCCAGAAGTTCCAGCCTTGGCTCTCTGAATTGGTGTTGGAGAGGAATCCCACCCCCCAGTTGAACCCTATTTGCTCTCCCCATTATCTCTGTAGCACTGAGCCATTCCCATCAGAAAGCGCTGCCACTCGACTCTTTTTTGGCCAAGCCCAGACTGCCATTTTATTGATG
Encoded here:
- the LOC100916555 gene encoding zinc finger protein 883, producing the protein MAPGSRSPSSQVLVTFKDIVVDFTEEEWGLLNHSQKELYKEVMLDNVQNLLSLVVETRIEVNEMSRKLRILMEESNVQRFLSDPFSDFTLSEIHESNIKVDQSLIKVKNPKSDFELDETGKRFRQPSFLNHCLLDCDYRKYFTELIKDFQSLENPPEMQLYPDNQSEMAFSKSSDLIRYQKSDTGEIFCVGKEAGKALNKNSKLTTHQQIHTRKQPDKYNEFEAISSHYSSVVDPPKFDLEFGECEKAFGLNSDVDRLQKMHTGEFYKCNECGKSFYYKSLLFCHQRIHTKQKPFEYNQCGKTYTKRFSLAEHQRIHTGEKQLDFNQPGKAVTKSSNPVQHQTIHNGDKPFDCKECGKAFTKRSLLATHQRIHTGEKPFVCNQCGKAFTQRGSLTEHQRIHTGEKPFKCNQCGKAFRYSSHLAEHQRMHTGEKPFDCNQCGKAFTTRSCLVKHQRIHTGEKPFDCNQCGKAFTQKDSLAEHQRIHTGEKPFDCNQCGKTFTKRCRLAEHLRIHTGEKPFDCNHCGKAFTMRSSLATHQRIHTGEKPFDCKHCGKVFTKSSYLAQHQRIHTGEKPYGCNQCGKAFTQRSSLAKHQRIHSGEKPYKCNQCGKTFTKSSSLAVHQKIHTGEQHFDCNQCGKTFTRRCHLARHQIIHMGEKHFDCNQCGKAFTKKCHLAKHQRLHSRANITKMTILPKLISIFNVFSNDQKFVLMN